From the Anopheles merus strain MAF unplaced genomic scaffold, AmerM5.1 LNR4000007, whole genome shotgun sequence genome, one window contains:
- the LOC121600806 gene encoding protein Wnt-2-like isoform X1 has protein sequence MRNVAATLFVILTVFKIRAAKCFVSTVLCSRMPGLTQTQRQICTESSDAVVSLASGQWIGANECQKQFHGHRWNCTHVWNTDMFGQIVVIGSREAAYTYAITSAGAVYSITTACAKGNITTCGCDMNQKIFSSSESENWKWGGCSVDIGYGMRFAKKFLDAREIENDNRSLMNMHNNRVGRKLVKLLLRTECKCHGVSGSCAMKTCWKSLPSFNVIGDAMMKKYRKAKLVHGINIRNNQPQLVLKRKVNKPLLKNGKTLGDSQIPKRTELVYLEPSPNYCERNISIGVLGTANRNCNRTSQSIDHCDLLCCGRGYNTHQIERTWQCNCKFKWCCTVTCDVCSERKEAYTCK, from the exons ATGAGAAACGTTGCAGCAACGCTGTTTGTTATTCTCACTGTCTTCAAAATAAG GGCTGCTAAATGTTTTGTATCGACGGTGCTTTGCTCGCGTATGCCAGGTCTGACTCAAACCCAGCGTCAGATATGCACTGAATCATCAGATGCGGTTGTATCTCTAGCATCCGGTCAGTGGATAGGAGCAAATGAATGCCAAAAACAGTTCCATG GTCATCGTTGGAATTGTACTCACGTATGGAATACTGATATGTTCGGGCAGATAGTAGTGATAG gtTCTAGAGAGGCTGCATATACTTATGCTATAACTAGCGCCGGTGCTGTATATTCAATTACGACTGCCTGCGCTAAAGGAAACATTACAACATGTGGTTGTGATATGAACCAGAAAATTTTCTCTTCTAGTGAGTCTGAA AACTGGAAATGGGGAGGCTGTTCTGTGGACATTGGCTACGGTATGCGGtttgcaaaaaagtttctCGATGCCCGTGAAATCGAAAACGATAACCGGAGCCTAATGAACATGCACAATAACCGTGTAGGAAGAAAG CTAGTAAAGTTACTGCTACGAACAGAATGTAAGTGCCACGGCGTAAGTGGTTCCTGCGCGATGAAAACTTGCTGGAAAAGTTTGCCTTCGTTTAATGTTATTGGCGATGCCATGATGAAGAAATATCGCAAAGCCAAACTTGTTCACGGTATTAACATTAGAAATAATCAACCGCAACTTGTGTTGAAACG AAAAGTGAACAAACCGCTGCTCAAAAATGGGAAGACACTGGGTGACAGTCAAATTCCAAAGAGAACTGAATTGGTTTATCTGGAGCCTTCGCCTAACTATTGCGAGCGTAATATCAGTATTGGAGTGCTCGGTACAGCCAATCGAAATTGCAACCGCACTTCGCAATCCATAGATCATTGTGATCTACTGTGCTGTGGACGAGGCTACAACACCCATCAGATCGAACGAACCTGGCAGTGTAATTGTAAGTTTAAATGGTGCTGCACGGTTACATGCGATGTATGTTCAGAGCGAAAGGAAGCATACActtgtaaataa
- the LOC121600806 gene encoding protein Wnt-2-like isoform X2: MPGLTQTQRQICTESSDAVVSLASGQWIGANECQKQFHGHRWNCTHVWNTDMFGQIVVIGSREAAYTYAITSAGAVYSITTACAKGNITTCGCDMNQKIFSSSESENWKWGGCSVDIGYGMRFAKKFLDAREIENDNRSLMNMHNNRVGRKLVKLLLRTECKCHGVSGSCAMKTCWKSLPSFNVIGDAMMKKYRKAKLVHGINIRNNQPQLVLKRKVNKPLLKNGKTLGDSQIPKRTELVYLEPSPNYCERNISIGVLGTANRNCNRTSQSIDHCDLLCCGRGYNTHQIERTWQCNCKFKWCCTVTCDVCSERKEAYTCK; this comes from the exons ATGCCAGGTCTGACTCAAACCCAGCGTCAGATATGCACTGAATCATCAGATGCGGTTGTATCTCTAGCATCCGGTCAGTGGATAGGAGCAAATGAATGCCAAAAACAGTTCCATG GTCATCGTTGGAATTGTACTCACGTATGGAATACTGATATGTTCGGGCAGATAGTAGTGATAG gtTCTAGAGAGGCTGCATATACTTATGCTATAACTAGCGCCGGTGCTGTATATTCAATTACGACTGCCTGCGCTAAAGGAAACATTACAACATGTGGTTGTGATATGAACCAGAAAATTTTCTCTTCTAGTGAGTCTGAA AACTGGAAATGGGGAGGCTGTTCTGTGGACATTGGCTACGGTATGCGGtttgcaaaaaagtttctCGATGCCCGTGAAATCGAAAACGATAACCGGAGCCTAATGAACATGCACAATAACCGTGTAGGAAGAAAG CTAGTAAAGTTACTGCTACGAACAGAATGTAAGTGCCACGGCGTAAGTGGTTCCTGCGCGATGAAAACTTGCTGGAAAAGTTTGCCTTCGTTTAATGTTATTGGCGATGCCATGATGAAGAAATATCGCAAAGCCAAACTTGTTCACGGTATTAACATTAGAAATAATCAACCGCAACTTGTGTTGAAACG AAAAGTGAACAAACCGCTGCTCAAAAATGGGAAGACACTGGGTGACAGTCAAATTCCAAAGAGAACTGAATTGGTTTATCTGGAGCCTTCGCCTAACTATTGCGAGCGTAATATCAGTATTGGAGTGCTCGGTACAGCCAATCGAAATTGCAACCGCACTTCGCAATCCATAGATCATTGTGATCTACTGTGCTGTGGACGAGGCTACAACACCCATCAGATCGAACGAACCTGGCAGTGTAATTGTAAGTTTAAATGGTGCTGCACGGTTACATGCGATGTATGTTCAGAGCGAAAGGAAGCATACActtgtaaataa
- the LOC121600808 gene encoding protein Wnt-2-like, whose amino-acid sequence MRFAKKFLDAREIENDNRSLMNMHNNRVGRKLVKLLLRTECKCHGVSGSCAMKTCWKSLPSFNVIGDAMMKKYRKAKLVHGINIRNNQPQLVLKRKVNKPLLKNGKTLGDSQIPKRTELVYLEPSPNYCERNISIGVLDTANRNCNRTSQSIDHCDLLCCGRGYNTHQIE is encoded by the exons ATGCGGtttgcaaaaaagtttctCGATGCCCGTGAAATCGAAAACGATAACCGGAGCCTAATGAACATGCACAATAACCGTGTAGGAAGAAAG CTAGTAAAGTTACTGCTACGAACAGAATGTAAGTGCCACGGCGTAAGTGGTTCCTGCGCGATGAAAACTTGCTGGAAAAGTTTGCCTTCGTTTAATGTTATTGGCGATGCCATGATGAAGAAATATCGCAAAGCCAAACTTGTTCATGGTATTAACATTAGAAATAATCAACCGCAACTTGTGTTGAAACG AAAAGTGAACAAACCGCTGCTCAAAAATGGGAAGACACTGGGTGACAGTCAAATTCCAAAGAGAACTGAATTGGTTTATCTGGAGCCTTCGCCTAACTATTGCGAGCGTAATATCAGTATTGGAGTGCTCGATACAGCCAATCGAAATTGCAACCGCACTTCGCAATCCATAGATCATTGTGATCTACTGTGCTGTGGACGAGGCTACAACACCCATCAGATCGAATGA